A region of the Drosophila subpulchrella strain 33 F10 #4 breed RU33 chromosome 3L, RU_Dsub_v1.1 Primary Assembly, whole genome shotgun sequence genome:
AAACTTAACCTGAAATCGGGCCTTAGTCTCAGGTCCCGACTGTCCGCCCACTCTCGTAAGACAATTATGAAATGCGTTTTTTATAGCCCTATTATTGCCGGGGTTCTGGGCTGTTTGGGGGGACAACGGGATGCCGGGCCATGGCACACAATCGGGCTTTGTTATATGGCCAAGATCGCTTTGTCTCGGCCTGCCgttgattaaaaatatacGTGCATGCTGCTTGTATAACAATGTCTTTTGCTTCaaggaaaaaatattttccgcTGGTTGAAGTGATTAATTTTCAAAAGTTGAGAAAAGAATCTACGCTCCAGATGGTTAATAAAAGTTAATTCATCCTAAGAAGCTTACGAAGTGCTTTGTTTCAGCATATTTCCGCGAAATATAATGTTCTTTTCAACAGAAATTtttactcactaaagtttcaataCATTTTCTATCATTTCATGCGTTTCCTTATATTGTCAGCAAAAAAAGTTCCAATATCAAATTTTCTGATGAAAAAAGTTTGTACATTCGACTAAAAACACTTCTTTTCATGAGGATTTTAGCGCGTTTTTTCAGAAGGAATCTTAATCCACGCACCCCCACTGGCCCCAACAACTaaaattttcataatatttgtttttacacATTCACCGCTCTTTCTTCCAAGCCAGCGATTTTCTTAAAGTCTTCGTATGCAATCCATTAAGTTTTTGCGATAGCTTTCGATTAGGTATCACTCGCTAAGTCGGACTTTCACAGcagatttttaattttgcggcTACAGTGGGCAAAAATTATGGTGAATTCTTATCCAATAATCCTGGTTCGCTTGGCTGCGTTCTGCAGAACAACATGATAAGTTTGTTCTGCTGAACGCTCATGATACATAACGAAGttaaaatactaaaacatTTGATCAAATATCTTTTTAAATTGGACCTAGTGTACGGTTTTGACAATCACTTTATAAACTAATGTTTTTAGTAAATATTGCATTTACATGTAAGCATGTAAAAATCATAAAGGCCTGAACAGTTGTAAAGAATATAACTTACTTCACGGTTTTATACTAATAACAAgggaaaacgctatagtcgagtacctcgactatcagatacccgttactcagcttaagggaccaaagggaaatggagatatgcaagcagcaaagcgagatttaaatgcgccacctatggcggaagacagatttcagttaaaatttttcatctagcataaaaattgtgggcgccacaggtttgggcggcttgtgggcgttatagtgggcgtggcaaattgcactgcgtacaaagctacggaatctaaatctgagatcccgattctctatctttgatagtttccgagatatccacgttcatacttacgattttttgaagtttgtgggcggtttgtgggtgttaaagtgggcgtggcaaaatttttgtttgggtcaatcgcgcagaaatctcaggaatctgcatgccttatcccagtattgtagctcttatagtttccgagatctcagcgttcatccggacagacagacggacagacggacagacggacagacggacatggctagatcgactcggctagtgatcctgatcaagaatatatatactttatggggtcggaaacgctttcttttgcctgttacatactttccgacgaatctagtatacccttttactcttcgagtaacgggtataattatgtTAATTACACGCCAGCAGCAATGTATCATGTATCACGAAAGGGTAGCGTTCTGCTTTTACGCTACTTTTTTACTGATCATGATGCAAGAATTTTTGCATCATGATTAGTAATCATGTGCGTTCAGCAGAACTATTGTAAGAATTCCAGGAGTGATCAGGTATCATGTTGTTCTGCTGAACGCGGCCAATATGATCATCGTTAATCGCATAGGAAAATGGAACAGATTCTACGGGTTCTTAGGAAGCTGAAGTTTCTTTTACCcaaatttttaaagattttgcAGATTTCTTATGATGAATtataacgggtatctgatagtcgaggcacacGACAATAGCGTTTGTTTCCGATGGGTGTTATGGGTTATAATTAGTATATATACCTGCTATAGAATGACTTTTGTGAAAGTTGTTTCAGAATAGTTTTAAAACTGGGAGATTAGTTTGCGATTCAACACAAAAATGCTGTACTTATTTGAAACGATTTCAAATTTGAAACTAACGTATTCCAACTTCAAGACGCTGACAACCCTAAAACTCTCGTCTGCAGCTTGCGATAGTTGGTATTTCTTGCCATCCCTCAAACGGTCACACTCCTTGGCGGCATCCTTCTTTTACTACCacgaattaattaaaaattaggATAAATACAGTGAAAACATGCAGCACGAACCCGAAGAACAGACTTTCCAACTCCAGGCCCTGGAGATACGCGAACCAGATGGCAATTTCGATCCTAAGAAGCCGCCAGAGTCCGGAGAGGAGTACCTAATGCACATGTTGTATGAGAGGAAACGATGTCCAGCGGTGGTGACCAAAAGATCGCCAAAAATCAGGGACAATGCGGGAAACAACACCTTTGAGATGCTAGATAATGTAGGTATGAAGTACACTCTATAGTTCGGTTATTTAATTATTCGCATTACAGCCCGCCTTGCCGCCCTTTAAGTGCCTGCTGACCACACCCGAATGGCGGGCCGAACAGGTGAAATCCTTCCAAGCAGCCCGCTCGCAGGTGCTAGTCCTTCGCATGGAGCTAGTCAACCACAACTACGACCAGTCCGGGGAGCCCCCTTTGACCTCGGACCAGGAAAAGTGGCAGGAATTCTGCCGTAGTCAACAGCCCCTCCTGAGCACTCTCCTCCATCTGTCCCAAAGCGATCTGGAGCAGCTGCTGGAAAGACTCAGCAAGTGGCTGCAGGACCCCGAATCCTCGGTGGACCTTCTCCAGGACGTCTGGCTAGCTCGCTGGCTGTATGCCACCCTGGTCTGCCTGCATCTGCCCCTGGAGCCCCATGTGTTCAGCAACCTTCGTTACATTGCCCGATCCTGCATCCACTTGAGGAATCAATTGAATGCGGAAGAAGTGCAGCGAGCAGCACCCTACAACCTATTACTAACCCTCATTGTTCAGGTCTTTGCACAGAGTGACTTTAAGGATTATATTTAAGGTATttaattctttattttattaaaccCTAATATAAGCACAAAATGACTGGATAGTAAGCCAAGAAGCTAGTTTGTTAATTATGGTTAAATCTTTTGAACTCAACAAAactaatattatctttatcaTTTCTCTTTCTATTTCATTCTGAAGCGATATTGTTTTTAgcctttaaattaaattaaaaattaaattcaacctATATAAGTTTACATCTTGTCACTAACTAAAATCAGCCTATGTATATTGTTCTTGAGTAATTCGTCAAACatctttattaaataaaatgtctCGTAagttgaaaacaaaaaaactaatttctttGAACATACCATTAAAAATCCTTTGCATTCTTGGAAAATATGACACAGCATTATACTTATtgcttttcaatttatttaataagtaGAAAACATGCGTCTGTAGGCTTGACAGATATCACAGCTGCTGTGGTGATCATCCAAAGGATTACTACAACTGGACAAATGGCTGCACTGCGTCAACGAGGAGCTCTGGCTGAGACTACTTAGTTGAGTTGTGCTCGAACAGGTGGACAGCCGTCGCTCCTGCTGTGTCTGTTCCTCGGGGGAAGCTCCTCTCCATCCCGCATAGCTTGCACTGGGGCAACAATTGGATTTTCTGCCATGGCACACGGTTTGCTGCTTTCGGCGCTGGTCCAAATGCTCCAGACACCGGCTCTCCACGTGGCGGTTGACCGGAGGCGCCGATTCTTCTCTGAAACTGGAGCAACTGCAGCCCCTCCTTCGGTCCTGCGTGGTCAATTGCGCAGACAGCTCCACTTTTGGTGCCAGGATTCCGGGAAAAGCAGGCGTTGCCTTCATCAGCAGCTGGACATTCGAGCTGTGGGCGCAGCTCAATCGAGGAACAGTTGGCTGCATCACGTCCGAGAGACTCCCCACAAAGTAGGCCAGCCGTCGACCGTTCTGCCAGACGGTTATCTCCAACTGCTCAGCTTTCAGCAGCTGATGCATGTCCTCCAAGCATCCAACATTCTTGAAATATCCCTCCATGGTGAATTGGTCGTGGCACAGCATAGGAAACCGCGGCTCCATCGCTCCAGTTCGAAAGTAGTAGCCCAAGGTCTTGACGGTGGCCTCCAAAAAACCGTGCGAGCAAAGCCAAACGCCTGGACAGGTAAGCTGGAAGTATAAATAGCGTTGAAATCATAGGAAATCCACCGGTTCCACCACCAACCGCATGGAGTTGAAGGTCTAACTTCACATAGAATCTTTTGTGAGACATTTCTCTGCTGGTTTCAAGTGAAAGTCTGCTTGACTGCCGGAAAGGAGCCAACTTGTGGGTATTTGGGGATGGGGTGCAAGCGCATGGTTCTTTGTTTTGGAGCCACTGGTTGCCGGGCAGCGGTTAAAAGTGAAATTCAAAGTCGATTGCTTGTCGATAGCGCGTGGGTGTAGTATTTATAAGCCAAGTGTTGGAGCAAAAGCAATCTtccacaaaaataaaaaagcttTAGCGAAGAAGTAATTTTagtataaaaaatcaaataaataagcaaaattaattttaaattaacaaatagtttaaacatttaaattcaaatacaAGGATTATTTATTTAGCTACCGCCTGAgcaatttcaaaaaattaaaaaaaaaattactatATTAgctaaaattatattacataTTTGAAATCGTAATAATTACTTTATGTAATCAATTTTTTGTTCAACAAATTTGGTTGAACcgtttaaagatttttttaattttgaattttaattcgATTGAGGTCGTGATACTGGTGCGTTTCCGTGCGAATCATCTATTTTCCACAGCGGGAAAATATGAATGCGAACGATAGCACACTCGAGAAAAATGCTCATCACTAgtcttaataataataaataagaaataacAAAGGTAACTGCTACTTGTAGGATGTCAGCAATTACGGAAATACCTGTCCACCTACCAAAGCTGTTGGCACTGTTCAAAACAGTTGTGCCCAAACTGTCCAACAATAAGTACAAGGGGCAGTATGGACGAATCGGCGTAATCGGTGGGTCTTTGGAGTACACCGGTGCCCCCTACTTTGCGGCAATTTCATCATTAAGAGTTGGGGCTGACTTGGCGCATGTGTTTTGCCATTCAAATGCATCAGCAATTATCAAGTCCTATAGTCCTGATCTGATCGTACATCCTGTACTGGATTGCGCAGACGCAGTTGAAAAAATAACCCCATGGTTGGAACGGCTTCATGTGATTGTAAGTACTTTTATATGAAACCCTTGAATTGTTCGTAAGTTCTAAATTTTGAATCTTTTAAGGTTATTGGCCCTGGATTGGGTAGGGAACCCGGTATCCTAAAAACAGCATCAAACATACTCAAGCTTTGCTTGGATGTTCAAAAACCAGTTGTTATTGACGCCGATGGACTGTTTCTTCTTAACGATAACTACGATTTGATTTGTGGACAGCGCAatgttatactcacaccaaaTGTCATGGAATTCCGGAGACTATTTGGAGAGGATTCCAATGCCGCTCGCCAAAAAATGTCCCTGCTTGGCGATGGAGTCGTAATTCTCGAAAAAGGCGCCAATGACAAAATTCATATTCCTCAAGCCAACGAAGTTCACACAATGCCACTTGGTGGATCAGGTCGCAGATGCGGAGGCCAAGGCGACTTGCTTTCCGGATCCTTGGCAACCTTTTTCTACTGGTCGCTACAATCAAATGAGCCAAATCCAGCCCTTATTGCTGCCTGTGCCTCTAGTTATTTTGTGAAAAAGTTAAACCTAGCAGCATTTCAAAAGTTAGGACGTAGCTTGCTAGCGAGTGATATGGTAAATGAAATACCCGCAATATTTCAGGCTGAGTTTGAAAATAGTGACTCTCAATAAGTTTAAACTTTAAAGTAACGGCCGAAAAACTGACTGACATTTTATATAACAATATTTTGATATTccttttttctaaaaaattaaattaaaaaggaCCATTATCACTGAGAGCAAGGGGTTAAACCGCAAGCTGTTAGCTTATATTCCGTTCGGGTTATTTGTTATAATTGCCAGTTCCATCACGTGAGAACATCTGTTTTTCAATTCACTTAATTTGAGAACATGCTGTAGGGCAATgcatttagaattttaatagaaatctattttgtaaaaaaatggGTAAAATATTTCGGTTACAATAAAGCTGTAATAAACGGCTATGGATCTGGTTTTATAAACTgataaaaactgtttaaaaaatattatgttattgtattttaaattggtCAACCGattatcggaaaaaaaattaaatataataaatatttaataaaaaaaggaaTAGTATTATTTATAAGAATAATGATATTATAAAAGTCCCATTGTATTTCTGTTAGAAAATTTGCGATTTGGCGTGTTATAAGCTAGACCGCCAGAACTGTTCACTGGTGGGTGTTTTTTAGCACTGTTCTTATCGCGGCCGGCATTTCCACGTCagttttattattgttttcgAATTTAACGCTCTGCAAAAATGCTCCTGAAAGGGTTTCCTGTTATCCTGGGACTCGTAGTCCTGTTTCAGTTCACTAGGGGGGACTCCCCCGAAGAGGAACAGGGAGTTCGCTATGCAAACCGGTGCGAGGCCTGCAAGATCCTGGCCACCGAACTGGAGGCGCGTCTTGGAGAAACCGGAAAATCCCACGACGTTATAGAGATAGGATACTCCGTGGACGATGTGAAGCCCAAGAAGCGCACCGAATATCGCCGCAGCGAATTGCGACTGCTGGAATCCCTGGAGAACGTTTGCGAGCGCGTTCTGGAGTACAATCTCCATAAGGAGCGCTCTGACAGCACCAGATTCGCCAAGGGAAT
Encoded here:
- the LOC119553051 gene encoding ATP-dependent (S)-NAD(P)H-hydrate dehydratase, which encodes MSAITEIPVHLPKLLALFKTVVPKLSNNKYKGQYGRIGVIGGSLEYTGAPYFAAISSLRVGADLAHVFCHSNASAIIKSYSPDLIVHPVLDCADAVEKITPWLERLHVIVIGPGLGREPGILKTASNILKLCLDVQKPVVIDADGLFLLNDNYDLICGQRNVILTPNVMEFRRLFGEDSNAARQKMSLLGDGVVILEKGANDKIHIPQANEVHTMPLGGSGRRCGGQGDLLSGSLATFFYWSLQSNEPNPALIAACASSYFVKKLNLAAFQKLGRSLLASDMVNEIPAIFQAEFENSDSQ
- the LOC119553052 gene encoding uncharacterized protein LOC119553052 isoform X2; its protein translation is MTFGLTCPGVWLCSHGFLEATVKTLGYYFRTGAMEPRFPMLCHDQFTMEGYFKNVGCLEDMHQLLKAEQLEITVWQNGRRLAYFVGSLSDVMQPTVPRLSCAHSSNVQLLMKATPAFPGILAPKVELSAQLTTQDRRRGCSCSSFREESAPPVNRHVESRCLEHLDQRRKQQTVCHGRKSNCCPSASYAGWRGASPEEQTQQERRLSTCSSTTQLSSLSQSSSLTQCSHLSSCSNPLDDHHSSCDICQAYRRMFSTY
- the LOC119553052 gene encoding uncharacterized protein LOC119553052 isoform X1; the encoded protein is MSHKRFYVKLDLQLHALTCPGVWLCSHGFLEATVKTLGYYFRTGAMEPRFPMLCHDQFTMEGYFKNVGCLEDMHQLLKAEQLEITVWQNGRRLAYFVGSLSDVMQPTVPRLSCAHSSNVQLLMKATPAFPGILAPKVELSAQLTTQDRRRGCSCSSFREESAPPVNRHVESRCLEHLDQRRKQQTVCHGRKSNCCPSASYAGWRGASPEEQTQQERRLSTCSSTTQLSSLSQSSSLTQCSHLSSCSNPLDDHHSSCDICQAYRRMFSTY
- the LOC119553053 gene encoding protein Gemin2; the encoded protein is MQHEPEEQTFQLQALEIREPDGNFDPKKPPESGEEYLMHMLYERKRCPAVVTKRSPKIRDNAGNNTFEMLDNPALPPFKCLLTTPEWRAEQVKSFQAARSQVLVLRMELVNHNYDQSGEPPLTSDQEKWQEFCRSQQPLLSTLLHLSQSDLEQLLERLSKWLQDPESSVDLLQDVWLARWLYATLVCLHLPLEPHVFSNLRYIARSCIHLRNQLNAEEVQRAAPYNLLLTLIVQVFAQSDFKDYI
- the LOC119554406 gene encoding protein canopy homolog 4, which encodes MLLKGFPVILGLVVLFQFTRGDSPEEEQGVRYANRCEACKILATELEARLGETGKSHDVIEIGYSVDDVKPKKRTEYRRSELRLLESLENVCERVLEYNLHKERSDSTRFAKGMSQTFQTLHGLVDKGVKVDLGIPYELWDKPPVEVTQMKTQCENLLEEYEETISDWYFKHQEEKSLKKHLCEDHVLKKKAERECLKEQLAPPEAKKAKKEKPKGEKEEL